The Henckelia pumila isolate YLH828 chromosome 2, ASM3356847v2, whole genome shotgun sequence genome includes a window with the following:
- the LOC140879049 gene encoding uncharacterized protein, translating to MAGELEMLKQKIQKLENSDPRESARIKSLGCPFSLEIIGEPLPVYFKSAKIKEYDGSADPKEHVTWFENVAMLHCYGDQIKCKVFLTTLVDSAQRWFENLEEGSIKTFKEFREVFLQHFSSSKRYKKTTLSLFEIKQLNEESLRAYIKKFNRVALEVPVCAPETKITAFTQGLREGEFFRSLVKRAPRYFEDLLARAEKYINMEEAQRQKREKDRREEQKERGNQGSQGRRRQDQPGRLAAFAPHRVARDREIHLCEENVQPLPLKRPGKYCSIHRVNTHDTSECRRLVVEPGQPMPEETKHVEKKQRGRPWVPRFDISRDNRPDPSKAREVASRGPDKGPREGPSKGVINMISGGSTDGDSNRARKSWSKREVLGIEARRPDPCPVVTFGPEDLEEDAFEQMDLRECEVNPVKTSLYGFAGHTIRPKGEVRLPITLGSGDIKKTVMALFTVVEAPSSYNIILGRPALNAFRAVASAYHQKIKFPVGDRVGKVKGDQHSSRRCYADTIRVDNKRARGTERRDGSRQEEVCTVGEVKEENEEVEVVPGQPGKITRVARGMEPTLVEQLKICLTQNADVFAWCPKEQTGVPAHLAEHRLNILSGSRPVRQKKRHFGAEKDKVIAEQVRELLEAGHVKEVQFPTWLSNVVLVPKSTGKWRMCIDFRDLNKACPKDCYPLPRIDQLVDSTSGYELLCFMDAYQGYHQIPLAREDQDKVNFVMSGGTFCYVVMPFGLKNAGATYQRMMDRVFKNQLGRNVEVYVDDILVKSRTRNHFIPDLEETFGTLRRYGLKLNPAKCVFGVKSGKFLGFVVTERGIEVLRKAQRFGWSEDCERAFQELKEHLANLPILVKPEPGERLWVYISTTESAVSTVLIKEEGGDQKPVYYVSHALKGPEIRYSEMEKMALTLILTARKLRPYFLSHPVTILTNSPLGRVMTQPDASGRLVKWAVELGEYDIEYRPRAAIKAYALSDFLTEVITFGQEEVWRIFVDGASSLEGSGVGVFLISPTQEKTKVAIRLSSFKSNNEAEYEAIISGLKLAREAGARHVIVYSDSQLVVQQVQGTFSIREKRLQEYVGLIKQQGEEFSSWSIEQIPREHNVEADALARVASSLTGIDSREVIQ from the exons ATGGCAGGGGAGCTGGAAATGTTGAagcaaaaaatacaaaaactgGAGAATAGTGACCCGCGGGAATCCGCGCGGATAAAAAGTTTGGGCTGTCCCTTCTCTCTGGAAATCATTGGGGAGCCATTGCCAGTCTATTTCAAATCCGCCAAAATCAAAGAGTATGATGGCAGCGCTGATCCCAAGGAGCATGTAACCTGGTTTGAGAATGTGGCAATGTTGCATTGTTATGGGGATCAAATCAAGTGCAAGGTATTTCTAACTACCTTGGTGGACTCCGCCCAGAGATGGTTCGAAAATCTGGAGGAAGGAAGCATCAAGACTTTCAAAGAATTCCGGGAGGTCTTTTTGCAACACTTCAGCAGCAGCAAGCGATACAAGAAAACCACCCTCAGCCTCTTCGAGATAAAGCAGCTGAACGAGGAGTCTCTAAGAGCTTATATTAAAAAGTTCAATAGAGTGGCCTTGGAAGTACCTGTATGTGCACCTGAAACCAAAATCACTGCTTTCACGCAAGGACTCAGAGAAGGAGAATTCTTCCGGTCTCTGGTCAAGAGGGCCCCCCGGTACTTCGAGGACCTCTTGGCTCGAGCCGAGAAATATATCAATATGGAGGAGGCCCAGCGACAAAAGAGGGAGAAGGATAGGAGGGAAGAGCAAAAGGAAAGAGGAAACCAGGGTAGTCAAGGAAGAAGAAGGCAGGATCAACCGGGGAGGCTTGCTGCTTTTGCTCCTCACAGGGTAGCCCGGGATCGGGAAATACACTTGTGTGAGGAGAATGTCCAGCCGTTGCCTTTGAAAAGGCCGGGAAAATACTGTTCGATACACCGGGTTAACACACACGACACTAGCGAGTGTCGGAGGCTCGTCGTGGAACCAGGACAGCCTATGCCTGAGGAAACAAAGCATGTGGAGAAAAAGCAGAGGGGACGCCCCTGGGTACCCCGGTTTGACATCTCACGAGACAATAGGCCTGACCCCTCGAAAGCCCGGGAGGTAGCGTCACGGGGGCCTGACAAAGGACCCCGAGAGGGACCTTCCAAAGGGGTGATCAACATGATTTCGGGAGGATCCACTGATGGGGACTCTAATAGGGCTCGGAAATCTTGGAGCAAAAGAGAGGTCCTGGGAATCGAGGCCCGGAGACCAGATCCCTGCCCCGTCGTTACCTTTGGGCCCGAGGATTTGGAGGAA GATGCATTCGAGCAAATGGACTTGCGGGAATGTGAGGTTAACCCTGTAAAAACATCCCTGTATGGGTTTGCAGGACATACCATTCGGCCTAAAGGAGAAGTGCGGCTGCCTATTACGTTAGGATCGGGCGATATAAAAAAGACTGTCATGGCCCTCTTCACCGTGGTGGAGGCCCCATCTTCCTACAATATTATCCTGGGAAGGCCGGCCTTAAATGCCTTTAGGGCTGTCGCTTCCGCTTACCACCAAAAGATCAAATTCCCAGTGGGGGATCGAGTAGGCAAAGTAAAGGGAGATCAACACTCATCCCGACGGTGTTATGCGGACACCATCCGGGTGGATAACAAGAGGGCACGAGGGACGGAGAGGAGAGATGGTTCCAGACAAGAAGAGGTGTGCACGGTAGGAGAAGTAAAAGAAGAAAATGAGGAGGTGGAGGTAGTGCCTGGACAGCCAGGGAAGATCACCCGGGTGGCTCGGGGGATGGAGCCTACTTTGGTTGAGCAATTAAAGATCTGCCTGACCCAGAACGCGGATGTGTTTGCCTGGTGTCCCAAGGAGCAAACTGGAGTCCCGGCCCATTTGGCAGAACATAGGCTAAATATCCTCTCAGGATCCCGGCCCGTCAGACAAAAGAAGAGACACTTCGGGGCAGAAAAAGACAAGGTCATTGCTGAGCAAGTCCGGGAACTTCTAGAAGCGGGGCATGTTAAAGAGGTACAGTTTCCTACTTGGTTATCTAATGTAGTGCTGGTACCCAAAAGTACAGGGAAATGGAGGATGTGCATAGATTTCCGAGACTTAAACAAAGCCTGCCCCAAGGACTGCTATCCCCTCCCCCGGATTGACCAGTTAGTAGATTCTACCTCTGGTTATGAGCTGCTTTGCTTTATGGATGCTTACCAGGGATACCATCAAATTCCCCTGGCTAGGGAAGATCAGGATAAGGTAAATTTTGTTATGTCAGGAGGAacgttttgttatgtggttatgccttttgggttAAAGAATGCAGGAGCCACCTATCAAAGGATGATGGACAgagttttcaaaaatcaattggGACGAAATGTCGAGGTGTATGTGGATGATATCCTGGTGAAATCCAGGACCAGGAACCATTTTATTCCTGACTTGGAAGAAACCTTTGGTACCTTGCGAAGGTACGGGTTGAAGCTTAACCCGGCCAAGTGTGTGTTTGGAGTGAAAAGCGGGAAATTCTTGGGATTCGTAGTGACCGAGAGAGGAATAGAG GTGTTGAGGAAGGCCCAGAGATTTGGATGGAGTGAGGATTGTGAACGGGCTTTCCAGGAATTAAAGGAGCATCTGGCAAATCTGCCCATCCTGGTTAAGCCCGAACCAGGGGAGAGATTGTGGGTTTATATCTCCACGACAGAGTCTGCTGTGAGCACGGTGTTAATAAAAGAAGAGGGAGGAGATCAAAAGCCAGTTTATTATGTAAGTCATGCTCTGAAGGGGCCCGAGATCCGATATAGTGAAATGGAAAAGATGGCCCTGACCCTTATTTTGACTGCCCGGAAGCTCCGACCTTACTTCCTATCGCATCCGGTCACCATCCTGACCAATAGCCCCTTGGGTCGGGTGATGACTCAACCAGATGCTTCAGGTCGATTGGTCAAGTGGGCAGTAGAATTGGGAGAATACGATATAGAGTACAGGCCTCGGGCAGCTATTAAGGCATATGCTTTGTCTGACTTTCTGACCGAGGTCATCACATTTGGACAGGAGGAAGTGTGGAGAATCTTTGTGGATGGGGCCAGCAGTTTGGAAGGAAGCGGAGTGGGGGTATTCCTCATTTCTCCCACTCAGGAAAAAACTAAAGTGGCGATAAGATTATCATCTTTCAAGTCAAACAATGAAGCGGAGTATGAAGCAATAATCTCGGGCTTGAAATTGGCTCGGGAGGCGGGAGCCAGACATGTGATTGTATATTCGGATTCTCAGCTGGTAGTACAGCAAGTCCAGGGAACTTTTAGCATCAGGGAGAAGAGATTGCAGGAGTATGTGGGACTTATCAAACAGCAGGGAGAAGAATTTTCTAGTTGGAGCATTGAGCAAATTCCCAGGGAGCATAATGTGGAGGCAGACGCCCTAGCCAGGGTGGCATCATCCCTCACTGGTATTGATAGCCGGGAGGTGATACAATAG